One genomic region from Xylocopa sonorina isolate GNS202 chromosome 8, iyXylSono1_principal, whole genome shotgun sequence encodes:
- the LOC143425886 gene encoding enoyl-CoA hydratase domain-containing protein 3, mitochondrial — protein MLRVTKKFVFDYAQVGRKTRAFSTDRMLSSEEKYLDVKENNGVRTLILNHPSTRNSLSLEMLKNLLANIKKDEHNKELRSIVIRSGLEKVFSAGHNLKELTANNGKLHKEIFGTCSELMRAIIQCPVPVIAAVNGIATAAGCQLVTSCDIAVCTEHSSFATPGVNLGLFCSTPGIPLVRNVFRKTAMYMLFTGFSVSGREAYEAGLVSKVVPNDQLDEEIDKITAAINAKSRSIVHVGKTFLYEQLDLDMSTAYFLGTEKMVNNLKMKDAQEGIKSFIEKRKPVWCHDYN, from the exons ATGTTAAGAGTTACGAAAAAATTTGTTTTCGATTATGCACAG GTGGGAAGAAAAACAAGGGCGTTTTCTACCGATAGGATGTTGTCCTCGGAGGAAAAGTATCTAGATGTGAAGGAAAATAATGGA GTAAGGACATTGATATTAAATCATCCTTCTACTCGTAACTCCTTGTCTCTGGAAATGCTAAAGAATTTATTAGCGAACATCAAGAAAGACGAACACAACAAAGAACTTCGATCTATAGTTATTAGATCCGGGCTAGAAAAAGTATTTTCTGCTGGACATAACTTAAAGGAGTTG ACTGCTAACAATGGGAAGCTTCATAAGGAAATTTTTGGAACATGCTCGGAGTTGATGCGAGCAATAATTCAATGCCCTGTTCCTGTAATTGCTGCTGTAAATGGTATAGCAACTGCAGCTGGTTGCCAATTGGTTACTTCGTGCGATATTGCTGTTTGTACTGAACACAGTTCATTTGCTACACCAGG AGTTAATCTTGGACTATTTTGTTCTACACCTGGTATCCCCTTGGTGCGAAATGTATTCAGAAAAACAGCGATGTATATGCTATTCACAGGTTTTAGTGTTAGCGGCAGAGAAGCGTACGAAGCAGGTCTTGTCAGTAAAGTTGTGCCAAATGATCAACTTG ATGAAGAAATCGATAAAATCACTGCAGCTATAAATGCAAAAAGCCGTTCGATTGTACACGTTGGAAAAACGTTTTTGTATGAACAGCTGGATTTAGATATGTCGACTGCATATTTTTTGGGAACTGAAAAAATGGTTAATAATTTGAAAATGAAAGATGCTCAGGAAGGAATCAAAAGTTTCATTGAAAAAAGGAAACCTGTTTGGTGCCACGATTACAATTAG
- the LOC143426236 gene encoding uncharacterized protein LOC143426236 — protein sequence MIVLRNFDRGCMRFLAFEQDQKLRTIVGDQRPKIKIYESRASTISAKRRIAELLFESCSDCARMAAIPQGAFAVCKVRRNLERDAMITAMERENAGKENVFNMRPPLEGWELTPLKYNSKLMNSIWGLYNRYSVHNFKKNTDSNEGVLGSLVAAWGTITQSQTPAAISATAIAAAKNNS from the exons ATGATTGTTTTGAGGAATTTCGATCGCGGCTGTATGAGGTTTCTAGCATTCGAACAAGATCAAAAGCTGCGGACAATTGTGGGAGACCAGCGACCTAAAATTAAGATCTACGAATCGAGGGCATCTACGATAAGTGCCAAAAGGAGAATAGCGGAGTTGCTCTTTGAGAGTTGCAGTG ATTGTGCGAGAATGGCTGCTATTCCGCAGGGTGCGTTCGCGGTGTGCAAAGTCCGCCGCAATCTTGAACGCGACGCTATGATAACAGCAATGGAGAGGGAAAACGCGGGCAAGGAGAACGTATTCAATATGAGACCCCCATTGGAAG GTTGGGAGCTCACGCCGCTAAAGTATAACAGCAAATTAATGAACAGCATCTGGGGACTCTACAACCGTTATTCGGTTCACAATTTCAAGAAGAACACCGACTCCAATGAAGGGGTGCTGGGGTCGCTCGTGGCGGCCTGGGGGACCATCACCCAGAGCCAAACACCCGCCGCGATCTCGGCTACTGCGATTGCAGCCGCCAAAAATAATTCCTAA
- the LOC143425876 gene encoding uncharacterized protein LOC143425876, translated as MSVQICCRDRRKMSRVIDRIKILADNVDELRAEINAFRTDYFKSREDHSRGNNFKPDKNSNTDILRKMKKYAKKVTSMYSLRKGLKSGGTQEPYYRCTNLDPPLSSLLNYIFPTGKRENVWHVPTRIKHLRDQGNQTNEKPESQRFTAKSPTSSLNVESIHIDDPLSAEDGNGHHNKIIFPRKCATFPSNFSEISCELDLQVESPIIHRGYEVNIFSDSYTVNNYPENMLSLSNGSNEQSSMKSTQANVTKLGRKYKNMNSRSKYRNDCFSKIKNAVITKKIVRNLNESTYTICEEVDDTKGYPNLDKERCKRCSCWKRRNKFAELNKKNSNEENFSPVKTGFPMLKTNLTVDKDDIFENLSEEEDLSSSSASVDLEVNISNSSNKIEDSDRRRPRTYVIHKKTQERNEENRLNHSEKSVIYVEQTSDLNLSSYNFSNHDISFN; from the exons ATGTCGGTGCAGATATGCTGCCGCGATCGACGAAAGATGAGTCGAGTGATCGATCGGATCAAGATACTCGCCGATAATGTGGACGAGTTACGTGCTGAAATTAACGCGTTTCGAACTGACTATTTCAAAAGCAGAGAGGACCATTCGCGTGGAAATAATTTTAAACCAGACAAAAACAGCAATACTGATATTTTGCGTAAGATGAAAAAATACGCGAAGAAAGTAACGAGCATGTACTCGTTAAGAAAAGGATTAAAAAGTGGTGGAACTCAAGAG CCTTATTATCGTTGCACAAATTTGGACCCCCCATTATCCTCGCTTCTAAATTATATCTTTCCCACTGGAAAAAGGGAGAACGTTTGGCACGTGCCCACAAGAATCAAACATTTAAGAGACCAAGGCAATCAAACGAACGAGAAGCCTGAAAGCCAACGGTTTACCGCAAAGAGTCCAACTTCTTCTCTAAATGTGGAGAGTATTCATATCGATGATCCTTTGTCCGCAGAGGACGGAAATGGACaccataataaaataatatttccaAGAAAATGTGCGacttttccttcaaacttctcCGAAATAAGCTGTGAATTAGATTTACAAGTGGAAAGTCCAATAATCCATCGAGGTTACGAGGTGAATATCTTTTCCGACTCGTACACTGTCAACAATTATCCAGAAAATATGCTATCTCTGTCGAATGGTAGTAATGAGCAATCGTCAATGAAATCTACGCAAGCAAATGTAACGAAATTGGGACGGAAAtacaagaatatgaattctcgTTCCAAGTATCGGAACGATTGTTTTTCGAAAATAAAGAACGCTGTAATTACGAAAAAAATTGTAAGAAATTTAAACGAGAGTACTTATACGATATGCGAGGAAGTCGACGATACAAAAGGTTATCCAAATTTGGATAAAGAACGCTGCAAACGTTGTTCCTGCTGGAAGAGGAGAAATAAGTTTGCCGAGTTGAATAAGAAAAATAGTAACGAAGAAAATTTTTCTCCAGTCAAAACTGGATTTCCGATGTTGAAAACCAACTTGACCGTGGACAAGGATGATATATTTGAAAATTTGTCCGAGGAGGAAGATTTGTCGTCTTCGTCGGcttcagtggatttagaagtgaaTATTTCAAACAGTTCAAATAAAATTGAGGATTCAGATCGTAGGAGGCCAAGGACTtatgtgatacataagaaaaCTCAGGAACGCAATGAGGAAAACCGGTTGAATCATTCTGAGAAGAGTGTTATTTACGTGGAACAGACTTCCGACCTAAATCTTTCTTCGTATAACTTCTCCAATCATGATAttagttttaattaa